The genomic segment AAGAATCAGCGGCCTTACAGCGTGCCTACGAGAAATATATCGACCTGGTGATAGTGAACGAGGACTTCGACAATACATTTAGACAGGTGATCGCCGCGTTAGACGCCTTAGCCACCGAACACCAGTGGGTTCCGGTGAACtggatttattaaataccatTCAGGTTACCTGAGGGAACAAGTAGTTTCAGAACAGATGATCCGGTCTACAGTATCGTgcaaaataacaaattattgcaTTATTTTCTGTGGAACACGCGATGGCGTCTTTAATATACCCATGCTTGGCAAACTTGATGTCGAGTGCATCGTTAGTATATTTATAGCATTGTATCATCGTGCAATGGAACAATTTTATGGTTGTACTATGTGTATACAGAGTTCTAGTGTGTTGTGTATATTGTCTCCATCAAatgtataaatacttttaagcGAAATGACGCACTCGAATCGGGTAAAGAAGAAACGGGACGTGAGTTTCTTCCATCGAGCGGAGAATCTCCGAAACGAAAGCAACAAATTTCGAACACGCGCATTCTTCTTCTACTTATGATTAGAAAAATACTCGGGGCTATGAAGGCCAAGAAGAGATAGTATCTCACTTTACGATGCTACGTTTCCAGCAAGTACAATCGTGTAGTATTTACGTTACTTTGTTTTAGGTTTACGAAACGATCCGTTCGCCTCCTAAATTTCGCTCCTTAATAACATATATTCGTAACCTACAAAAGTACCGTTAAAAgatacaagaaaataataagaaaattagaaaagaagcatgtgaattttgatttcaatgatagtagttaaaaaattttaattattttaatatttttaatatcttaatgATCCAATGTCTGATGAACTAAAGTAACGTTACAAAAAAATTCTCGCATACATTCCTCTTTATCACCCAGAACAACTAAACGGAAACGGATCGCGATTAAAGTAGGTATACGTTATAGACCGCCGTCCAATTATTTTTAGGATACGCCTAGTTTTAATTCCCTTCGAACTACGATTctgcatatgtatgtatgtttatTTACCATTTGTCATACAATgtactttcatttcttttatagagatatctattatatatacatattatacattatatatttcatgaatCCTGTTTGTACCGCTCGTGCACTTTGAACATATTCCTGGCATAGAGTGCCTTAATAGCACAGCCTTACCGGGCTTGCAGCAAAGACCTACTATGTCGAGACGATATATTCTCTTATACTCGAGAGTTTTACGCAAAACACGTCTAATAACACATTTTTTCTAATGCTCTGACACGCATGCACATGGAAATTACGACCATTGCAGATCGCTATATATGCGTTTGATCGGAAGCTCCCGATCGTGCCATGTGATATACgggaaaataaagtttatcgAGCGTTTGTTACGAATTTGAATTACTAATACCTTTCTACCATTTTCATTATCCTTATTTCTCacaatttcttcttgtttcccACACTCAGAACATACTCATAGGACCATGTATCTCTTGTCCATCTCCTACtctgaaaattacaaaatgaaagacttaatttagaaattattataagcaggttgttttatgtttcataatgaatgaatttcatatttcaatctGAAGAACTGAAGTAAAAATTAGAgctgaaattatattttattacaaatacaatcaactatttaacaaatatgtaacgaaaaaaataaatacctgTAATTGAATaacatcaaattttttatataaactgAAGAGTGAACTCTGTAAGAATGAACAACTTTAAATGAATATGTCTGAAATATGATTGGTTATCGAATGCACTTGATGCACCCACGATGCACCGACGACAACCAATCATGTACTATCGTTTGCCACGTTTCCAAGCTGTCGCGTTGTGACATATGCATTCCGGGAAAAGTTAGCACGCCGAGTGTATTTCAGACACGGTTCAAACCGTGTTGAGTagtttatcttattattaacTGAACATGCAAATATTACGGCAATTAGACGTGCACCCAAAAGTGCGCGAAGAGGCGGATATTCTCGTACGAACCTTCAGTGGTGCCGTTGGTAAAATGTTCCGTTTCACTTGTCAAATCTTAAACGTGTGCAACTTATCGGTTTTATTCTGCTACCAGCATACTTCTAActattaaacaattttgttaattttctggAGTCGCCATAATGccgaaaaattttaaaattattctattctacaatctgaaacattatttcaagatatttttatgtgaTAAACATACTTAACCTCAAAAGTTGATAATACTTAACGGAAGTAGAAATATCTATCATTCTCTTGTTTCTAAAATCGAATACCGTCATTTCTTACACTTTGTTGAAactgtatttcaatttttacatgtATTTGTTAAGGTTTCAGCTATCTCGTAACTATTGTTTACATATTTGTTATCAGTTAgcataaataaagtttataatcTACGTTTACTATTTATGTACCTTTCCATGTTTCAGTGACAATTATTAGTACCATTATCATGGGTATTCTATTTCTATCCgaagtaaattattatcttactCCAACCCTAAGTGAAGAATTGTTTGTAGATACTTCAAGGGGttcaaaattaagaattaatttagatataattGTACCTACAATATCTTGTGATGGTAGGTgtagattattttatgaatataaatgcATTATGAGTAATACTGacatgtatattaaattaagtaTATTGCAGTTTTATCAATAGATGCAATGGACACGACAGGTGAACAGCATTTACAAATAGagcataatatatttaaaagacgCTTAGACTTAAATGGGAAACCTATAGAAGATCCACAAAGGAcaggtataaaataatatcataaaagttttaaaatacttaagttaaataatataaatttaatacctttttcttcattttattgtaGACATTACTGACACAAAAGCACGTagcaaaacaacaacaaagGTAACTGAATTATATGACTCTTATAGATCTCTTTTTACAATATGTTTTAAAACTTATactaaaacataattttttccaTAGACAGTAGAAAGCACTACTGAGAAAGCATGTGGAGACTGTTATGGAGCTGCTGGTGATATTATCAAGTAtagtattacaaaaatttatgtatgtattttacgaaatatccatcatacgatattaattaaatttgtagaTGTTGTAATACTTGTGAAGATGTAAGGGAAGCCTATAGACTTAAAAATTGGGCACCTCCTGCTCTAGGAATGATAAAGCAGTGTAAAAATGACAAATCAgtagagaaaatgaaaactgCCTTTACTCAAGGGTGTCAAATCTATGGTTATATGGAAGTAAATAGAGTGGGTGGGAGTTTTCACATTGCACCAGGTGACAGCTTCTCTGTAAACCATGTACATGGtaagtgaaaaaaatatattattttttgcataAATTGAAGTAtgagtaataatattatgatttttattttgcttatAGTGCATGATGTCAAACCATACACATCAACGCAATTTAACATGACCCACAAGATTCGCCATTTGAGTTTTGGGCTAAACATCCCAGGAAAGACGAATCCTATGGATGATACCACTGTAGTTGCAATGGAAGGTATGGCCTTGCTccatagaaactttttattaagaaattaacagAATATCTTGATACTACACTTTTTTGTATCGTAAATCTCCAACATATCAGTCGTCAAATACTAGCATCTTATTCCGCTTCCTATGGCCATGAATGTTCCGAATGTTCCACCACCTTGAATCATCGCTTTTCCAACGTTGTTTATCAATTCCCTTCCTCTTAGTCCATATCTAGCAATAAACACACACCATTAGCTTCTCATTTCAAACTGTCCAGAATTTAGTCaccataaataaatatgcacCTAACAACAGAATACCCGCCAAACAGAACACCAGATGCCATACCGACACAAAATCCGATCATAAAACCAAGCTTTATCCTATCCCAGCATGAAGGAGCTTGTTGATACATGCCTGGTACGGCCGGCATTTTATTctacgaatataaatttataaaaacatataacTAACTTTTTTTAAAGAGATATTTCATGATAAACattgattataatttcttattttaatgaatttggtatgtaaaactaatttttagtcaatcatttaacataaaatttataaaatttctttaacacATTGTGAGCTAATTATTCCTGCCATGATCcgaataaatcatatttatatatttagctTCTAcgcaaaaaaatgtattaacgTTCATTATAGTTAACATCACTCACGATTTAAGCGTACAACTTTGGAACTTCTGATtagttttcgttttattacgatttttCGTCTTTTACAACTAGTAAATCCTTAACACAATTCGCTCGAGCAATGTAAGGAAGATGCCATGTCAGTTTTTCCGTTTACAAGCAAGATGGCTGCTTCTTCTATTTCCGTTCTCTGTGACGTCAATGATAATGGCGGATTATTCGattaatacgtaaatatttcgattaggAGAACGTTTTACAGAAAGTTCTTGtactttcaattttgaaatattaaactattaGACTTCATTCAACAcacatttgtattaatttgtGTCATTGCAGTTAAAACTCTACTTAgatattttgttgtttttgtTTTAGGTGCGATGATGTTTTATCATTACATCAAAATTGTACCGACGACCTACGTGCGCGCTGATGGTTCCACGTTATTGACAAATCAATTTTCTGTAACTCGACACGCCAGACAAGTGTCTTTGTTTAGCGGCGAATCTGGAATGCCTGgtatattctttaattatgaattaagTCCACTGATggtaaaatatacagaaaaagCGAAATCGTTTGGTCATTTCGCGACGAATGCATGTGCAATTATCGGTGGCGTATTTACAGTTGCTGGATTAATAGATTCGCTATTATATCACTCTGTCAGAGCAAtacagaaaaagatagaattgggcaaatacaattaaaatttagatcAGCTTATAAGTTTGAAgagtattatagaatatttgaaaatattttgtacgacGAATGATCTGATCTTACACGTCAGTTAAGAAGTAACTTAATCTCTTATCGAgcgtattattaaaaacatgaaagaaagaaaatgctgatgtaacaatgtaaaatttaccaattttttatattgccTAAACTTGTATTGACACAACagattaaacatttttgtataagatatataaaactGTACATAAAGGACTGTAGAAATATGTAAGAACActtaatatttaagtaaaatgTATACAATAAAGGTTATACTATTACAACAAGAAggctgaaaaaatataaatatttattataatataattatgtttattttatacattaaaaagTCTTTAGAAAATCATTGTAAGTTTGAATAGATGCTTTTGCAACTTTTTCACAAAACTCATCATCACTACCTCTGACTAAATTTAATAGTGACACATATAATGGTTTTGTAGGATCATAttggtttctttttaattctactAAAAATCTATGTCTTCTTTCAAGCCTGCTTTTTCTACACAATAAAGCCTGTGCTTCCTGGCTTATAATAGTATGTGACAATTCCATATAATTATGGAGGTAATCAAAAGTTTTCACCACTTCAGTCCTggctataattaaaataaaacattttcacatCTAAACAGATAGGATAAATGTATTCctattaacatattattagcattaagtattttaattacctCGAATCAAGACACGTGGTGCCTTAAGCAAAATAAGATGTATTTCTGGCACATTAAAACCCATTTCCTCTTTTACAGCAAAGGTACTCTTTCTTATGCGTTTCATATCATATGTTATAAGCTTTGGAGATTTTACTGCTAAATTTCTTGTTTGAGAAGCATTcagttgaaaattattttgaaaataaccTAATCTGTTATCTATCTCTTGTGTCTTGAAAGCCAACCATGGAGGATGTATGTTTACTATTCTTCGTATCATTTGTATGTTAAAATTATGAGCTCTCAAATACCTTATTCTTGTATGAAGATCATCCaagttttctttaaaaatcttaGGATATCTGGTGATGAAGAATCCAAGATTTTCTGAATTTACACCACAAtcagataaaaattgtatgtatgGTTTCATATCTCTTTCAAAGTCAAGTTTCAGAAACATTTCtagtatttctttatttgcttctaatttatataattcaactCCTAATTTAACTAATTGTTGAATTGTATTTGAGTCATTtgcaaattttgcaaaattataagTTGCTGTTATATTAGGTCCAATGTCAGACAGATCTTCATCGCAATGATCAAATGGTCCTGGTAGTTCTTCATCTATATCTTCCAAAGTATTATTTACTTTGTAGATATTTTCTACTAAAGATTCAGTTCCACGTAACTGTTGCAATTCATTATGTACTTTTGTCACACTACTATTGTTTTCgatatcttcatttctttttgtaaatgcattatttgttaatttctcaGTGTAACCTATACTATCACGTTTAATATTCTCTGATAAGTAaacttttttatcattaatatttgttactttatcCTTAATTGCATCAGCTGAAGAGCAATAAAAAAGTTTGGAGCTTTTAGAAAcgttttgaaaaatgaaatttctaatttcaacGACATTGCAGGGTTTTAAGTGTAAAAGTGTATATAACCGTGAAGTCAtcatatttaatgataaaattacatggaatattatcttttaattgctAAGAAGTAACAAAATAAACTTCCTTGCAATGCACAttagtacatatgtatattgacAACCTcgtatatacgttttattgcaaataacCTACAGTTACAGGTAAAGTACATGATAGGTTAAACACGCAATCCATTTTTGCACCACACTACGACTATGTGTACGTCATTAACAAGGAAACGAGGTATATTGTGTATATGTAAGTGTGTTGTAATCTGTGTGATCAAATACACTGCAGCGACTAACTAAAAGGCACGTGTTCTGTTGCGAGAAATTTTGTTGgatctagaaaataaaatcgatttagtatattttatttcacttcaATATgagatttatataatttctttgatatcGTATTAAGATACGTACTTCAAGactgtatatttttgataatataataaatgaagattttcataagtgaaaaaataaatgttttagataaatattattaagtttGGCAGTAACCATCTAcagataataaaaagttaatacataattttatttttaaaagaatgaagtggcttttatattcttttggaagccaatcttttaataaaacttaaaatgaccaaattttccacttttcaCTAGtgttatgtatttaatttaaaaatatatgtcgtTGATCATCttatttagtttttattcgaatggaatttaaattaactctatttttgttttttttatataattcaaagtagaattttatttagatatttaattgatcaattaaatagatatatatcatacgtataaacatttaattgaaAACCTGCTTGTCTTACATTTtgattacatataaatttttcataatttcctCCTTCTGATTGCAATATATTAAGAAAGTAGTTATTAAGTTATTCGTAGAAGTAGTTAACGAAACTTACTATTTAATACAATGTAATTGCTTTAGGGTTGCCGTACCTTTAATTTGCATTACATGTCTTAAAGTGTCGTTTAAGCTGAAGGAAATTGAAGGAGGTTTCGCTATTGCCGTGTATTTGTATTGCATGCTGTTATCTAACGATGTAAATCACTATTTCACAATAATGAGCaattacgtatataaatataagttcTATGTACTACATGCATAAGTTCCATAAGTGTAAAACTTTCTACTTTTGCGCACTTCAATTTATACAGGTACTTTcctgtttaaaaattttataacgatttCTCTATCACATATCTTAAATTCTACTTCCTAGGTTTTTGATTTCCTTTGTGCAACTTTATAATGGTCAATTTCATAACGGAAAAAGGAGCaaaagtaattgaattttcgaataattatgtCGCTTAATTTTACGAGCTTCCAAATTCAACTGGCTTTACCGATCGCCCGATTTAACGGCATCCGACTTTTTtctgtagaaatatttgtaggAATGTGTGTTAATAAACCCGAAACAATATAACACACAAAGAACAATATGCAGGAAGAAATTCAAGCCCTGGGACCCGAAACATTAACAGCTGTGCTGCAGAACGTAGTGGAAAGAGCCCACGCTTTCGATGCAGAAAACGGGGATCATTTACGCCACATTATTTTCCGTttctgaattaaaaatatttccactttgtgtattttatagcaaaaaataaataaataaataaataaacgcaatttattaacaaataaaaaagttatacAACGTTTAAACGGAAAACAGGACTTACGTGCTACTCTGTACGACTACACCTTTTTGCGTAAGAATTGgtgcttctttctttaaaaataaatacctactaaatatgtacgtagtaaattttgttaattccCTTCTGATAATGAACTTTGTCTATAATCATTAGAAATATCTTATATTCTTGAGAATTTTTTTGCAGATAATCGCAAACTCAAGACATCCGTGTTCAAAGCGGAACAACGAGGAACTAGATCAGGAAATGATTAAATTAGAAAGCGTCGCGATTCCTTTGCGGCTCCGGTGAATGCCTTTTTTATTCCAGCGGATGCTTTCATAATTCCTCCGTTGATGATCCtctgtgaaaattaattaacatcatGTGTAACAGCATGACGCTTCTATCGACGAAACTAGGCGTGGTGCTTTCAACTTGAATCGGTTTATGCAGTCTActgtttataatttcatatgcAAGTACACTCCCGTTTACAAATATcgtaacgtcatatagaatacagcaatttatacaattttacatttatacataaataattagtttAGATTAGCGAaggaattatacaaataattgaGATAGATTACCAAAGGATCATTCAACTATTCTGTATTATATTGTTTGATTTTACTATAACagagaagaatttttacaacATAGTTGTAGATTAGACTAATTACATTggttattatttaaaatacatatatttccatatgagattcttgtaaaattgtataaccACAGGCAAGTTTTACACTATAAGAGCAAACactttaatagaaaatttcgtactataatgataaaatatgttttaaccGATTCGAGcgcaaaaatacaaatatctcGAAATGAAGAATACACGAATTACTCCATTTTCATAATCATCGATACAAATATTATCTTCACTTTACCcttattcttttctctctgttctaACTCTTTATAAAACTATCTTACATGAAAATTCACATACTACTTATAACAAGTCGCTAATGATTTTCCACTTTTATCTCATTTTTCTCAGTGTCCTAATACCCATCTATGAACAGTGTTTACGGATAATTCACAGATAAAATGATCGAGAATGGTCTAATATGTGTTTTCGTCTATCGTAATTATCATCTTTTTCCACCGTACACTCtaatgatacaaaaattacgatattccTGAATCGTAAACACACACATTTGCCGTGCGTTGGCCTAATGCTACCTTCTCCACACGTTACTCAATCAATTTACGGTCtgaattaaaaatcaacgCGCCCAGTGTTTCTTTCAGTCTTCGTTAAGACTCCAGACCGATCAGTGATACCGTTTTTGCTTACGGTTAATTTATTCGCGTACAAGTTTTCCGCGTTAGACTTTCCTGCATCGATGTGTATCGGTGAAATTATCGTGATTCAGTGATCAAGAAGTCTTCAAACATTCAAGGATTTGACGATAAAGATCGTCGCAACGCGACAAAAATTCTTGTGCACCTTCAGAAGAACTTGTTGTTTGACTCGTTTGTTCACAGTGCGACTGGtttaaattacgaaacaaaaatGGTCAATAAAAAGATGATCCCTTTGCCTTATCCTTTTTCCTTGgaagaagaattgaaaaagaattcgGAACTAAAGATGTCGGATATCGAAATGTTGAGAGAGTGGTGTGATAAACAGCAACATTTACCTAAACCTTCTAATTTGCATctcattttgtttcttcatagtaattattatagcATGGAGGCAGCTAAGAATACTATAGAGAATTTTTTCACTATTAGATCTCATGTTCCTGAGTTTTTTGATAACAGAGATCCTTTGGGATCCAAAGAACTGCGGCAAGCTTTTAATGTTGTGTAAGTTTTAATCGGTTGTTtgataatttctattatttagttgtttaatttgaaattttctccgTTAGTAATTAAACCTATTAATGTTACTGGTTCTTTGATTAGTagataatatgtaattaatctCTCTTCCTGCACTGTAGTTTCAGTACTGAATTGCCCGGACTCTCGAAGCATGGTTACAAGATACTCTTCGGAAGGTTAATGGATACTAATCCATCGCACTATTCTTTCGAAGATAGTAACAAGAATATCTTCATGGGATGCGATTTGATTGGTTTGAAAAATGGCACTTGCGATGgctatatttttatcgcaGATACATCTAACGTGACTCTGGGCCACGTAGGGCGGATAAATCCTATGGGGATGAAAAAGCTAGTGATGTACGTTCAGGAAGCCATACCTGTTCGTATAAAGGgcatacattttattaatactcCTTCAGTGATGGATGTCATCCTGAATATGGCAAAACCGTTTATGAAAAAGGAACTTTGGAACATGGTAAGGAATTTTATAACGAGATTCAGAGTTTTAGCTCCGTCATTAATTAgttgtataacaatataaaaagattaaaagtgtctgcaatttcattcgaaactACTGttctattcgtttctttttcatgttTATATACCAACAGATATATACtccttttcaaatttcaaaatatattttattcgtgaaaAGTGATAAAAGgaatatgaataatatgtTGAACGTTAAAACCAAATATTTTGACATTATTGGTATTTTAGTAACATCTGttgaattacaattttcattttgtgtttattgaataattaattgtacacCAGTTAACGCGAGCTTCCTGATATTGTATGTATCGATTACATTACATTAGTTTCATGATACTTCGCTCACGTATTACGAGAACATCGGTGtatcatttgtaatttatgtattatatatgtctTTTTCGACGACGGCTTACATAAGAAGTAATTACTTATCTATGTTAGACTCTgcataaaatgataattttccGCTCTGTAGAGCAACAACGGTGATGTATTTCTCGATGCTAAAAGTGTTACGAAGTAGGCGCATTATTCATTGCGTacgtgaaacgatatttcaattatcatGTTAATCcttcagaaattatttttcttcttatctaaaatatttcgtaatattatcaataatttttattaaaatgaataatttgtaCCAGCGACTCGCGGAAGTATTTGAACatagtgaaaataaaattcaagtgAAAACACAAAGCAcgattatcaaataaaaatatttgcttagaaatttttcgatatattttttaaagttaaatattatcttaCATTTCACcagtttcctttctttcttttttagataCATCTGCATTCGTCGTTAAAAACACTGGAAGAATACGTCTCTCTCGATCTCTTACCGAATGAAATCGGTGGAAAAGCTGGATCGCTGGCTGAAATGCAGGAAGCGCGGATAAATGAAATCGACAGTAAACGAGAATGGTTCctcgaagaaatgaaatatggCAAAGTGGATGAGTCGTTGCGTATTGGAAAAAATAACATTGCCAATGATCTGTTTGGCGTCGAGGGCACATTCAAGAAGCTCGACATAGATTAAGAAAGCATCGatctcatattttttatttaatgaacaATCTCCTCTCTGTATGCGACTTTGTGaacaatttttgatatttaaatgctGAAAAACCTATTTGTTACGCGTATCTTATAAAGAgtaataaagttttattacTGTACACACGCTGTGTTCATTTTGCTCAATAAATcgttgtcttctttttttcatttttctgttcGTAACAATCTAATTAACGGGAATTTTTGACGAAAATAGTatacaaatgtaaatgtatgCTAGTAATTAGAGCCAGTAGAATTCTTTAGTTCTACGATTAATTATACCGTTACGTACTAATTACGTGTTAATATTTACAACTTCATACATTTTTGGATAACAAGATATATTCTTGGTAATATATCAcaaggaaattttcgaaatcgtCTCCTTTCAATTCTTTATGAAACTCTTCcatgtataatttcataaataatttcaagaaaatgatagaatatttaagtTGTACAAAGttgtaagaatatattttagaaaattggtGCTCGTTATacacatatttctttttgataaataatcaTGATAAAACTCGTACGCCTAtctaatgtaaaaatttaaacaatgcaattattaatctaataaattgactattacaaaataaacacAAATACAGATAATAATTGACTAGTTTGTCAATCTTTTTGTCTAAACGATTCACTTTTATTACTGATAGCTTGTAGTGTAATCTAATGTAAAACTGATACTTTGTCTGCGCGTGCATCATTTTAAAGTCCGACTTCGGTATCCGTAACCTAACAATTTCCTTTAATGACAAGTTCCTGTTTGCAATATTGTGGGACATATTACTCAACGTCATgatgcattttatttctatccaGTATATTACGCCTATACAGTTTTGCTTGATCAGAATGATAAGAAAAAAACTTTTCGTAATAGTTTAGTATTTGAATTAATCTCATACATTCCAgagtttagaaaataatttctactaaTTAGTCGTTATTAAAccattaaacaaataatagatTATCTAATATTCCctaatattcttaatattaattatctgatatttcttaatattaattgtttgatATATCCCAGTATTTGTAACTAGCTCAACATccttaaatttaattgtttatatcattttaaaataccatatgtaaaagttttctatataaacgtttcattatatatttacacatcTCGTTGATTTTATTATGCATCATAAATggttatataaaaacatatcaATTTTCATAGAATCTTTCTCAAGAGGATTTTTCATGTCATGTTAAGATATATAATTTGGCACTTGGAAGTCTGACGACCTCGACTGTCACGCTATGTGTGATTATCCGATATTAACTCATTCCATCACTCGATTGTACTCGAATCTCTAAAGAAGTTAGTACTATTCAAACCGCCACCGTAGTATCGCGTTGAAGTGATCTTCAGGAAATAAGCTTTCCTTGGTACTGCAGTgttccatttctttcaaatatttcattttaagtATTCAATAAACCAAATTAcgattttcgttaaaaattttcaaggccataaatataaaatattagtattatcAATTTgttcaagaaaattaaataggAATTTTTCCACATCGACTTTGATGCATTTTTACCAAATTTCTGGAAAAATCGATGCCTCAAAATTAATCATTCATatcgtgaatattttattgcttgtACATTGTatcattgtaaaattaataatttacatctgAATTCAtgattatatgtaaaaa from the Bombus pyrosoma isolate SC7728 linkage group LG11, ASM1482585v1, whole genome shotgun sequence genome contains:
- the LOC122572371 gene encoding uncharacterized protein LOC122572371, translating into MVNKKMIPLPYPFSLEEELKKNSELKMSDIEMLREWCDKQQHLPKPSNLHLILFLHSNYYSMEAAKNTIENFFTIRSHVPEFFDNRDPLGSKELRQAFNVVFSTELPGLSKHGYKILFGRLMDTNPSHYSFEDSNKNIFMGCDLIGLKNGTCDGYIFIADTSNVTLGHVGRINPMGMKKLVMYVQEAIPVRIKGIHFINTPSVMDVILNMAKPFMKKELWNMIHLHSSLKTLEEYVSLDLLPNEIGGKAGSLAEMQEARINEIDSKREWFLEEMKYGKVDESLRIGKNNIANDLFGVEGTFKKLDIDFFLNSNMASQGMKYEDELKNNPDLKEEDMQMLRDWYKKQPHLPQITDSELVLFLHSNYYRMEPTKTTIDAYYTVRSHVPEFFSNRDPLGSKELRKSFQTITIQVLETKTPEGYAVLYGRLIDTDPSNYVYNDAMKFLSMVLDLWLYKEGTTQGHIILFDMKNVVFGHAARLNPMGLKKYLFYLQEALPVRLKGFHFMNITSVMDVILNMMKPFMKKELLDMLHTHTTLDTVAKFLPVDILPNEAGGKAGPLMQLHEKSVKMLEDNRDWFLQEEQTRRVNESLRAGKGKTATDLFGVEGTFKKLDID